From the genome of Xiphophorus couchianus chromosome 6, X_couchianus-1.0, whole genome shotgun sequence, one region includes:
- the dusp22b gene encoding dual specificity protein phosphatase 22-B, with product MGNGINKVLPDLYLGNFKDARDREQLARNNITHILSVHECAAPMLPEMTYLCLTATDMPSQDLTQHFKESIMFMHECRLKGEGCLVHCLAGVSRSVTLVIAYIMTMTGLGWQDVLNAVRVVRPCANPNLGFQKQLQEFEDTQAGKFREWFQMTYKDNPFNDTADILKLLGRVPDVNQEGMENHVSTPLEGI from the exons ATGGGGAACGGCATCAATAAG GTTCTGCCAGATTTGTACTTGGGAAACTTTAAAG ATGCAAGAGATAGAGAACAGTTAGCCAGAAACAACATCACACACATCCTGTCTGTTCATGAGTGTGCAGCTCCCATGCTACCG GAGATGACCTATCTCTGCCTTACAGCAACAGACATGCCCTCACAGGATCT AACTCAGCACTTTAAAGAGAGTATAATGTTCATGCACGAGTGCCGGCTGAAAGGAGAAGGCTGCCTTGTTCACTG TTTGGCAGGAGTGTCTCGCAGCGTCACCCTGGTCATAGCCTACATCATGACAATGACAGGCCTGGGCTGGCAGGACGTGCTCAATGCGGTGAGAGTGGTCCGGCCCTGCGCCAACCCCAATTTGGGTTtccagaagcagctgcaggagtTTGAAGATACTCAAGCTGGAAAG TTCAGGGAATGGTTTCAAATGACATACAAGGACAACCCCTTCAATGATACTGCAGACATACTTAAGCTACTGGGCAGGGTGCCTGATGTCAACCAGGAGGGGATGGAAAACCACGTGTCTACTCCGCTTGAAGGTATTTGA
- the irf4a gene encoding interferon regulatory factor 4a — protein MNLDEDGGLSGSCGNGKLRQWLIEQIDSRRYPGLVWENEEKTIFRIPWKHAGKQDYNREEDAALFKAWAMFKGKFKEGVDKPDPPTWKTRLRCALNKSNDFDEIVERSQLDISEPYKVYRIIPEGTKKGMKMNRVEETPSHPLGYVPPYTSLHNQVPSFVVSPERRDWRDFHAPSEQHSLPNANHHGQHTDLQYGQCHYQSPISRVWPSSHTENGFQLSFHTYFSESQPPMYTMDHNNAMSDFSLHVSLYYRETLVKEVTVTTPEGCRITSTSPSSPSSSSSSSPCSEDRFHSGAEIVLFPAPYPESQRQGAELLPNILEKGVLLWMTADGLYAKRLCQGRVYWEGPLAPYVDKPNKLEKEQPCKLFDTHQFLVDLQDFVHNGRHIPRHQVVLCFGDEYPDPQRPRKLITAQIEPMFAKKLVYYYQQNTGHYLRAYDHIQEPNTAPAIDYPPQRPVQHIQE, from the exons ATGAACCTGGATGAAGATGGTGGTCTGTCAGGCAGTTGCGGCAACGGCAAGCTGAGGCAGTGGCTCATAGAGCAGATTGACAGCAGGAGATATCCTGGCCTGGTTTgggaaaatgaggaaaaaaccATCTTTAGGATTCCATGgaaacatgcaggaaaacaGGACTACAACAGAGAGGAGGATGCTGCACTCTTTAAG GCTTGGGCGATGTTCAAGGGAAAGTTTAAGGAAGGAGTTGACAAACCTGATCCCCCCACATGGAAAACCAGACTACGCTGTGCCCTTAATAAGAGCAACGACTTTGATGAAATAGTGGAAAGAAGCCAACTGGACATCTCAGAGCCGTACAAAGTTTACAGAATCATCCCAGAGGGAACCAAAAAGG GTATGAAGATGAACCGTGTGGAGGAGACGCCATCTCACCCGCTTGGATATGTTCCACCATATACGTCACTTCACAACCAG GTACCCAGCTTTGTTGTTTCTCCAGAAAGAAGGGACTGGAGAGATTTCCACGCACCATCAGAACAACATTCTCTTCCTAATGCAAACCACCATGGACAACACACAGACCTGCAGTATGGTCAGTGCCACTATCAGTCGCCAATCAGTCGAGTTTGGCCCAGTTCGCACACAGAAAATG GTTTCCAGCTCTCATTCCACACATACTTTTCAGAGTCTCAGCCACCAATGTATACAATGGACCACAACAATGCCATGTCAG ATTTCAGCCTCCATGTGTCCCTTTACTACAGAGAAACACTGGTGAAGGAAGTCACTGTCACCACTCCAGAAGGTTGTCGGATTACCTCCACCTCCCcatcctctccctcctcttcctcctcttcttctccatGCTCAGAGGACAGGTTCCACAGCGGCGCAGAAATCGTTCTTTTTCCGGCCCCCTACCCCGAGTCTCAGAGGCAAGGAGCCGAGCTGCTTCCCAACATCCTGGAGAAAGGGGTGCTCCTGTGGATGACAGCTGATGGGCTGTATGCCAAGCGCTTGTGTCAGGGACGGGTGTACTGGGAAGGACCGCTGGCTCCGTATGTGGACAAACCCAACAAGCTGGAGAAGGAGCAACCGTGCAAACTGTTTGACACCCATCAGTTTCTTGTTG ATCTACAAGACTTTGTCCATAATGGTCGTCACATACCACGACACCAGGTGGTCCTTTGCTTTGGAGACGAATATCCAGACCCGCAGCGCCCCAGGAAGCTCATCACAGCGCAG ataGAGCCGATGTTTGCCAAGAAACTGGTCTATTATTACCAACAGAACACTGGGCACTACCTGCGAGCCTACGATCACATTCAGGAACCAAACACCGCTCCAGCTATTGACTATCCTCCCCAGAGACCCGTACAGCATATTCAGGAGTGA